The window acgttcttatcttttaggacggagggagtaataaatataGTTGGACTTGTTCGTTTGCGTTTTTCCCCTTCTCAAGTACAGATCGAGTCCAGGGATGACATGATCGAGCCGTGTACCTTGCAGCAGAAGACGTATGGGGTTTGACATAGCAGCGGACTAGCTGCGCATGGGCCACGTACCCTAGCCAGTGGTAGATTCCACACGTGCGAGAGAGCACGCAGGGGTTACCAGAAAGCGCTCTTACGAGGAGGTAGTTGATTACTAAGTCGCAAACGATCGACGCCACGACCAAGCAAATGATATCGGACGATGATTGTGATAGGTACGTTCTGCTTTActactttttttttttgcgggtaacgtTCTGCTTTACTACTAAAATGACATGTCAATAGATCTTGACTGCTTCAGATAAACTTTCAGTTTTCAGCAGGACGAAATGACCGTCGCTGCGTGCTACCAAGTTCCAGATTGATAACAAGGACAAACAGTCAAGTACAATAATCAATTAGTATATCCTAGCTTGGCTACTGTACACGTACGTGATTAGTTTGAGAAACGTCTGCGCGTACGTGTGCATGCATCATGGCCAAATTTGACCATCCGAGTTTACGGACGTTCTGAATGTCGCTCGCTGCTGACTAGGGCGCACAGCAATCATGGTCTCACGGATCTAGTCCGTGCATGAGCTTGCAACCAGTCCTGCGTTCATACATGCACTGCCATATTTCTCCATGCAAAATGCGCACGTGCTGGCGGCCCGTGTGTCGTACGTGGCCGCCAAGTAACGCTGCCTTGGatgcacatgcgagccatgccacaATGTCCTGCATGCACGACAGGTCGTGCGCGCCGGCATGCATGTGTGTTGCATTGCTCTGCATGCACCATGCATTGTGAAATCGTATGATAGTATTTTCATCTCAAAAAGCTTATCTTAAATTTGTCTAAGTACAATCCTTCTTGATGCCACATCCTGCTACCAGAAACGCCAGCTTGCCTTCTTTTatctcaaaataaataaatataattaTGCGCATAAAAGAAGTGAGAGCAAGGGGAAAGAAATGCCAACAAAGTTAAACGCAGAGTTTCACAGTTTCGCGAAACTGCCATGCATGCATGTTTGTTTAGTAAAATATTACACTCTTCAAAAATTATGCCCCTTGATAATAACCAGCATGGTAATTGAAAATCTATAATTTTTTGCTTACATATATACTTTTAAAGAATTTAATTATCAAAAGTTACATTATAAGTTAAAATTTCAAAGTCCATCTATTTTCATGGGAAGCTAGCAGAAACTTTTTATTGATGAACTTGGTTAGAATATGAGCCAGTTTTATATCCTTGGTTAATTAGTTTTGGTCAGTCAAatttgctcggatctggttgtggttcgtctatgttcgtgtgtcttcaggttggatcctttcgatctacgttattattcatcagcggcggttgctgttctggtgcgctggtcctacggggccttagcacgacgacttcccgactgtctactacaacaagttgtgcccgactccggcgagggaggggtgatgacggcggcgcgccttcggctcgtttcagtgattgtagtcgtcgctaggtggtctacggatctggatgtaatttttattatttctagtgttcgttgtactgccgtgatggaagatgaatagattgaaagttttctcgaaaaaaaaatcCCTCAATAAAGATTTTCTCCTCAGTAGTCAAACCAAGCATCAATCACCCGTAGTAATCTTGCCTAGTAAACCTAAGCAGCACTAATTGTCTTGCTTAACTCGCACACGAAACCATACGTGGGATGCGACCGTGTCCAGTGTCTCGTAGCCAGGCCACCTATAAAGCCATCACGAGCACACCCCATCTGTTGGACATCATCACCTAGCTACCCGGCGCCGGCGGCATACCTCGATATCTCTGGATCGACGGCACGAGCGAATTCACTTGATTTTGGTTCCAAGATGTCTACCGTGACGACCATAAGCAGCACAAGCAAGGAGTCGCTGGAGGTGGAAGAGCTTGTCGACACAAGGCTGTCGCTCGTGATCGGCGCCGGAAGCCAACCGCCGCCGGCGCCAGAGGCAGCGGGTCATGTGGCGGGAAATATCGGAAGGAAGAACGGGGAGAGGTGGATAGGCGGCGGTAGTGCAAGGCAGCATGGCAAGAGGGCCAGGGCTGTGCACGGCGGCAGCGacatcgacgacgacgacgacggaggGGACGCAGTCGGCCGCGCCAGGAAGAAGCTCCGGCTCACCGCGGAGCAGGCGGCGCTGCTGGAGAAAAGCGTCCGAGCCCACAACGTCCTCTCCCATGTACGTCCATATCTTCCCTAAGTGCAATGAAATTTCAGGGTCTGAGTCTGATCGTAATGCTTTTGAATTGCAGGGTGAGAAGCACGATCTTGCGGGGCAGCTTGGGTTGAAGCCGAGGCAGGTGGAGGTGTGGTTCCAGAACAGGAGGGCGCGGACCAAGCTCAAGCAGACGGAGCTCGACTGCGAGCTGCTGCGCCGGTGGTGCGAGCGCCTCAGCGACGACAACGCGCGGCTCCGGCGAGAGCTCGCCGAGACACGCGCGGTCCTCCTCGTCGGCGGTGCACAGGACTTGACGTTCACGGGGTGTCCTTCCTGCAACAGGCTCGCCGGCGGCCGGAGGGCGGCCTAGTCGATTTCGACTGCAAGATTAATTACCGCCGCCATAGGACTAGTCAAACTAGAAGTGCGCTGTCACGGAGTACTCGTTAACTGTAGCATACGATAGGCTATAGGGTATAGGGTAGtgaattatctaggcatgaccGAAAtatgggatttttttttgaaactatgaaGAATTTTATAGCAAATTCAAAAACTATATGTCCTAATACATAAAAATCAAAACTATGATCCCGTCGGCCTTCTATTGGCCGAAGAGGGTCTTTTCAGCCTACCGTTGGCCGAAGTGAGCTCTTCGGCCTCCCATTGACCGAagagtggccagctgggccgaagaCAGTAGCTTCGGCTTACTCTTGGCCGAAGAGTGGTCTTTGGCTTCCTGAAGGCCGAAGAGTGCCGGACCCATCCAGGCGCTTTGCCTCGCTGCAGCTGCACGTACGTACGCTGACTCATATGCATGCAGCAGTATGGACTTACATGCATGCGGGTGCACGTACCTGTCGTTCCATCCATCGATTTCACATGGCATTTATCTAATCACGCGCGGCTGGCCGTTGGTGCTACTGTATTATATAATCACCTGCAGCATGTACTAATGCATGTGCGCTAGTACGCGgctataagagcaactccaaccgcCAACTCAAATCGTCCGCGCGTATCTGTTTGGGTCGAAACGGACCAAAGCGCCGGTCAAACGCGCGGACCCAAACCTAAACCGCGATCTCAACGCAAGTATGACTACACTAACCACGATCTCTAAATCGTTAACATTTTCGGTCACAAAGGTATGTAGACACcactctcctctcgtagatgtgcatcttctagattgatcttggtgatcgaGGTGGCGCGAGCTGCTCACGGCGAAGCAGCGGCGGATGGCGGCATACGCGGCCGACTCTCCCAACTGGGAGGTTTGGTCCGCGTTCGAGCACGAGGAAGACTGTCGTCATGGCGTGCAGGCCAACTCCGTGTACCCCGCGCCACCCCCAAAGATGAAGCCGGAGGAGAAGGAGGATGGCCAGCGTTGGGTGCATGCGTCGACCCAAACGTCCTACCAGTGTTGGGTGCATGCGTCGACCCAAACGAAAAACTGGACACATGTGTTCATTTGGCCGATCCAAATATCCGCTTTTTGTTCGTTTGGATCgccggttggagttgctctaacacaCACTACTACTACCGACCATGCACTTGCACGTGATTGGCAAAAAAATCCTGCACTGGTACTGGTATACGTAGATAGTACATCCACATGCAAAGCACTATTACTAGTCTACCTAGATAGTACTACAAGCACATTTTGTATGATGAATTTCATAGCAGACTGCTATTAGCAGTTTACAGAATGTAGCTCCTAGCCTCAAGGCTCCTACATGCA is drawn from Triticum dicoccoides isolate Atlit2015 ecotype Zavitan chromosome 6B, WEW_v2.0, whole genome shotgun sequence and contains these coding sequences:
- the LOC119320966 gene encoding putative homeobox-leucine zipper protein HOX26, whose protein sequence is MSTVTTISSTSKESLEVEELVDTRLSLVIGAGSQPPPAPEAAGHVAGNIGRKNGERWIGGGSARQHGKRARAVHGGSDIDDDDDGGDAVGRARKKLRLTAEQAALLEKSVRAHNVLSHGEKHDLAGQLGLKPRQVEVWFQNRRARTKLKQTELDCELLRRWCERLSDDNARLRRELAETRAVLLVGGAQDLTFTGCPSCNRLAGGRRAA